Proteins encoded within one genomic window of Gimesia chilikensis:
- a CDS encoding PAS domain-containing hybrid sensor histidine kinase/response regulator encodes MKFKFGSGKVKLNQFRIDSTQNTLEPRKDAYSAESETTCIRSILESIPSGAVLLQTGSLYFNERANALLGSSEDHPEVFEENVTRLLTLKPNSLPDSAVHPAQVEFWSSCHDGNQSLCEVTLPAQEESSLWLIDEITSRRQNERLHHLLTSATSDVTGDEFFKRLVTTLAEALKLKCVLLVKHQTFHFEPGNQRTGKCQTVGACFDGELVPDFEYEVQGTPCADAIGTEPYCVSQNVSRLYPKDIFLQEHEIESYFSLPMVDKHGAVQGHLVMLGDRPIYEDLCDVPAIKSYTYRAAAELSREYAERKLKESELRITMAARGSEIGLWDYDVITKQARFDDKWFTMLGYSPGEFAASFAAWQSLVHPEDLPPTLRSLKDYLDGKSPSYEAEIRMKTKAGEWKWILTRGKIAAYSPHQKPVQVIGTHIDIDDLKRSQQIRLQNEARLRIIMEQIPAILWTTDKENHYTSIVGAGLTQLGLQPDEAVGKPIYEFHESEEVSHYMTAMHERTLKGESVRFEQKLQNTILDIHIEPLRNSHEDIIGCIGLAIDVTVRKKTIEQLNRQRILLQTIFHSVTDVMIVTDRSHNIVMCNESIQLHFRCKEADLLGRPIRELVKSEADYQAQFNRVSYPNSHVLKPFILEYLRTDDTSFQGETIITPLRRSDNQITGYIQVIRDITDRIQMEEEKDQLHAQMLHAQKLESLGVLAGGVAHDFNNLLLAILGNTNLALMELQETSPISQNVKNIEIAARHATKICERLLAYSGRRTFVTTTFNLNQIIRETVEILKTIISPNAHIDLNLSKDSLLIHGDTGQIEQVVLNLLTNASEAIQNQKDAGKINVRTGLLELGQDDFADYYFCENVTAGRFVFFEIEDNGSGMDADCQSKMFDPFFTTKFTGRGLGLAGVSGIIRGHHGGLFVQSAVESGSCFRVILPVSTEAEEEVSTDSSIDPVVPADVGYVLVIDDDKAVCNVVTNVLKRFGFSVLLANSGAQGIEVYGRNRDSISVVLLDMTMPGMSGVETLRQLQELQINIPVILTSGLSENDISDQMEGSDIVHFLKKPYKPQKLVNIVSKALLRHQIKDDATGKY; translated from the coding sequence ATGAAGTTCAAGTTCGGTTCCGGCAAAGTGAAACTAAATCAATTCCGTATCGATTCGACTCAGAATACGCTTGAACCGCGAAAAGATGCATACTCTGCCGAGAGTGAAACGACCTGTATTAGATCAATACTCGAAAGTATTCCTTCCGGCGCGGTCTTACTACAGACTGGCAGTCTGTATTTCAATGAACGTGCCAATGCTTTGTTAGGGAGTTCCGAAGATCATCCGGAAGTCTTCGAGGAAAACGTTACACGGTTACTTACACTGAAGCCCAATTCTTTACCTGACTCTGCGGTACACCCTGCTCAGGTAGAGTTCTGGTCCAGTTGTCATGACGGCAATCAGAGTCTGTGTGAGGTAACTTTACCTGCTCAAGAAGAATCCAGTCTCTGGTTGATCGATGAAATTACCTCCAGACGTCAGAACGAGCGATTACACCACCTGCTGACCAGTGCAACCAGTGATGTTACCGGGGACGAGTTCTTCAAACGTCTCGTGACAACACTTGCAGAAGCTCTGAAACTGAAATGTGTGCTGCTGGTCAAACATCAGACATTTCATTTTGAACCGGGAAACCAGCGAACAGGCAAGTGTCAGACTGTGGGGGCCTGTTTCGACGGGGAACTGGTTCCCGATTTTGAGTACGAGGTACAAGGAACCCCCTGTGCTGATGCGATTGGTACTGAACCTTACTGCGTTTCGCAAAATGTGTCGCGTCTCTATCCAAAAGATATTTTCCTGCAGGAACACGAAATCGAATCCTATTTCAGCCTGCCGATGGTCGACAAACATGGTGCAGTACAGGGGCATCTTGTGATGTTGGGAGACCGGCCTATCTATGAAGACCTCTGCGATGTCCCTGCCATAAAAAGCTATACCTATCGGGCGGCAGCAGAACTGAGTCGTGAGTATGCAGAACGCAAACTGAAAGAGAGTGAGCTGCGAATCACCATGGCGGCCCGTGGTTCGGAAATCGGCCTCTGGGATTATGATGTGATCACTAAGCAGGCGCGGTTTGATGATAAATGGTTTACCATGCTGGGCTACTCCCCAGGGGAATTTGCTGCCAGCTTTGCCGCCTGGCAATCCCTGGTACATCCGGAGGATCTGCCACCAACCCTTCGGTCGCTGAAAGATTACTTGGATGGAAAGAGCCCTTCCTACGAAGCGGAAATCCGCATGAAGACAAAAGCGGGGGAGTGGAAATGGATCCTGACCCGCGGAAAGATTGCAGCTTACAGCCCGCATCAGAAGCCGGTTCAGGTCATTGGAACCCATATTGATATCGATGACTTGAAACGTTCCCAGCAGATTCGTCTCCAGAATGAAGCACGTCTGCGGATTATCATGGAGCAGATTCCGGCGATTCTGTGGACCACTGATAAAGAAAATCACTATACCTCAATTGTCGGCGCAGGATTGACTCAGTTAGGGCTGCAGCCGGATGAAGCCGTCGGAAAACCGATTTATGAATTTCATGAATCGGAAGAAGTGTCCCATTACATGACAGCCATGCATGAGCGAACTCTGAAAGGAGAGTCCGTTCGATTTGAACAAAAGTTGCAGAACACGATTCTGGATATCCATATCGAGCCATTACGAAACTCACATGAGGACATCATTGGCTGTATCGGGCTGGCGATTGATGTCACCGTCCGCAAGAAGACGATCGAGCAGTTAAATCGACAGCGGATTCTGCTGCAGACGATTTTTCACTCAGTGACTGATGTGATGATTGTCACTGATCGCAGTCATAATATCGTCATGTGCAATGAATCAATTCAGCTGCATTTTCGGTGCAAAGAGGCGGATCTGCTGGGAAGGCCGATCAGGGAACTCGTCAAGTCAGAGGCCGACTACCAGGCTCAGTTCAATCGGGTCTCGTATCCCAATTCACATGTGCTGAAGCCTTTTATTCTGGAATACCTGAGAACCGATGACACTTCATTCCAGGGGGAGACAATCATCACTCCCCTGCGTCGCTCAGATAATCAAATCACCGGATATATTCAGGTGATTCGTGATATCACTGACCGGATTCAGATGGAAGAGGAGAAAGACCAGTTGCATGCCCAGATGCTGCATGCACAAAAACTGGAAAGCCTGGGAGTCCTTGCGGGAGGGGTGGCACATGATTTCAATAATCTGCTGCTGGCGATTCTCGGGAATACCAATCTCGCGCTCATGGAATTGCAGGAGACTTCTCCCATCAGCCAGAATGTGAAGAACATTGAAATTGCAGCCCGGCATGCAACCAAAATCTGCGAACGGCTGTTGGCTTATTCTGGCCGTCGTACATTTGTAACGACAACATTTAACCTGAATCAGATCATTCGGGAAACGGTAGAGATTCTGAAAACAATCATTTCTCCCAATGCTCATATCGATCTGAACCTGTCAAAAGACTCTCTGCTGATTCACGGTGATACCGGTCAGATAGAACAAGTCGTTTTAAACCTGCTGACCAATGCTTCCGAAGCCATTCAGAATCAGAAAGATGCCGGGAAAATCAACGTTCGGACGGGCTTACTAGAACTGGGGCAGGATGACTTTGCTGACTACTATTTCTGCGAGAATGTAACCGCCGGACGATTCGTCTTCTTCGAAATCGAGGATAATGGAAGCGGAATGGATGCGGACTGTCAGTCGAAAATGTTCGATCCCTTTTTCACAACTAAATTCACCGGCAGAGGGCTCGGCCTGGCGGGGGTATCCGGAATCATTCGTGGTCACCATGGTGGACTGTTTGTTCAATCTGCAGTCGAGAGCGGCTCCTGTTTCAGAGTAATTCTTCCCGTTTCGACTGAAGCGGAAGAGGAAGTCAGCACGGACAGCTCTATCGACCCAGTGGTACCCGCTGATGTGGGGTATGTCCTGGTAATTGATGATGATAAAGCGGTTTGTAATGTGGTGACAAACGTGCTCAAACGCTTTGGGTTTTCCGTATTGCTTGCCAACTCAGGCGCACAGGGAATTGAGGTTTATGGACGCAATCGTGACTCCATCAGCGTGGTCTTACTGGATATGACCATGCCCGGAATGAGTGGCGTCGAAACACTCAGACAACTCCAGGAACTCCAGATTAATATTCCCGTCATCCTGACGAGTGGTCTCAGTGAAAACGACATCTCTGACCAGATGGAAGGCTCCGATATCGTGCATTTCCTCAAGAAGCCGTACAAGCCTCAAAAACTGGTCAATATCGTGAGCAAAGCACTTCTGCGACACCAGATTAAAGATGATGCCACTGGAAAGTATTAG
- a CDS encoding FMN-binding protein: MTELPLIAQPAPHPRPASRLRSFSLKLYRLTVLILIVWLIRDYYIRIRVQGKAPVELHEVKAILPRAESLSVDHSDRMGLFVLDENNQTIGYAIRTSPVSDEIIGYCGPSDTLVVFEQKTGKVAGLTIRSSGDTTSHVNDVRANQYFMDRWKEYAWDQIAGLDLERGEIEGVSGATMTSMGLAYAIRNRIRYSKQQEQSVTPFRFAAKDAFLISFIAGACLLTFTRLKRFHWLRKIFKIAAFIYLGFVTGDLLAESLFAGWARYSVPWRQLSGLVLLAGAAILVPWSSRRNIYCQTLCPHGTAQEFLGKIIPHQKKFKIRPDVKRALRWIPGLLLGLILVIIFLKLPVDLAELEAFDAYLLTSAGIASIVIAVCGLVASIFVPQAYCHYGCPTGTIFEFVRSHGRADHFGKSDFVAGLFLMLALTLNQYAEQFQQLLLQ; this comes from the coding sequence ATGACCGAGTTACCGTTAATCGCTCAGCCTGCGCCACACCCCCGGCCAGCCAGTCGTCTCAGATCTTTCTCGTTGAAACTCTATCGTCTTACGGTCCTGATTCTGATTGTCTGGCTGATTCGCGATTACTACATCCGGATTCGTGTTCAAGGTAAGGCTCCCGTAGAACTGCATGAAGTGAAAGCGATCCTGCCCCGGGCAGAATCGCTGAGTGTCGATCATTCAGACCGCATGGGGCTCTTTGTCCTGGATGAAAATAATCAAACTATCGGCTACGCCATCCGCACTTCACCTGTTTCTGATGAGATCATTGGTTATTGTGGTCCCTCCGATACCCTCGTTGTCTTTGAACAGAAAACGGGCAAAGTAGCAGGGCTGACGATTCGCTCGAGTGGCGATACGACCTCGCATGTCAATGATGTTCGCGCAAACCAGTACTTCATGGACCGCTGGAAAGAATATGCCTGGGACCAGATCGCGGGGCTCGATCTGGAACGAGGTGAAATTGAAGGGGTATCTGGAGCAACGATGACCAGCATGGGACTGGCATATGCCATCCGAAATCGCATCCGATACTCGAAGCAGCAGGAGCAGTCTGTCACTCCCTTTCGTTTTGCAGCGAAAGATGCATTTCTGATCTCATTTATTGCTGGGGCCTGCCTGCTGACGTTTACTCGGCTGAAGCGGTTTCACTGGCTGCGAAAAATTTTCAAAATTGCTGCGTTCATTTACCTGGGATTTGTCACAGGTGATCTGCTGGCGGAATCTCTATTCGCCGGCTGGGCCAGGTATTCCGTACCGTGGCGACAACTTTCTGGCCTGGTCTTACTGGCCGGAGCTGCGATCCTGGTCCCCTGGAGTTCCCGGCGGAATATTTACTGCCAGACTTTATGCCCGCATGGTACAGCCCAGGAATTCCTGGGTAAAATTATTCCTCATCAAAAGAAATTTAAAATCAGACCTGATGTAAAACGGGCCCTGCGCTGGATCCCTGGCTTGCTGCTTGGTCTGATCCTGGTCATTATCTTTCTCAAACTCCCGGTCGATCTGGCAGAACTGGAGGCCTTCGACGCTTATCTGTTGACCTCTGCGGGCATCGCTTCGATTGTGATTGCTGTTTGCGGACTGGTGGCGTCGATCTTTGTTCCACAGGCCTACTGCCATTATGGATGTCCCACGGGGACAATTTTTGAATTTGTCCGCTCACACGGCCGCGCCGATCATTTCGGAAAGAGTGATTTCGTAGCAGGCCTTTTTTTGATGCTGGCGTTGACTCTCAACCAGTATGCCGAACAGTTCCAGCAACTGTTACTGCAATAG